Sequence from the Oncorhynchus kisutch isolate 150728-3 linkage group LG12, Okis_V2, whole genome shotgun sequence genome:
TTGGACCAGATTGACAGTTTCTACCTGACGAGCCACCATGCACCACTAGTCATTGTCATCCTGCACGTAGGCTTAGGCTTCCTGGCGTTCACCCTGGACACATGGAGCACCTCACGGGGTGACACAGCGCAGGCTCTGGGCACTGGGGCCGGGGCTGCCCTGGCCTCTCACCTCAACCACCAGCTGGGCCTGCTGGCCGACCCACCACTTTCCTCCCTGCCCCTGGCACTGCCCCCCCTGAGTGCTGCCCTATTGGCCCGCTCCCTGCTGCGCCTACTGCTTGGGGTGGTCGTCCTGCTTGCCACCCGGGCTGCAATGAAAGCAGCCACCATTCCGCTGGCCTGCCGGGTGTTTGGGCTGCCTGCTGGTGATGTACGGCAGGCACGGCAGCACATGGAAGTTGAGCTATCTTACCGCTACATCGTCTATGGCACTGTGAGCTTCAGCTGCGTCTGTCTGGTTCCCCTCCTCTTCAGCTACCTGAACCTCTCCTGAACAGACTCGATAATCTGCTAATCAGCCTCCACCCCTTGTGCTTAAACAGTACATATGTACAGCAGAGACATGGCCACATGCCTATTATATTATGGTGACCGGGAGACAAAAAAACATATGTCAACTCTAAACATGTCCACCAACTTTTTTGGGAGGGGTTGTCTTTTTCATCTCTGTCACCAGTTGTCATATTGTCAGTCTGTGCCGTTAAAAGTaagcccagctagcacataacgttctgagaaccatatgtttcttagagcttggtgagagtgtggttgtctcatggttattttgcatacaaccttcccacaagtTTCTGGGAATGGCGCatgatagttgcttggctttgaaaCATTCTctgcacatttaaggaacttgatgTTCTGAGATATTTCATTACTATAACAGAAAGTTTCccaaaagttcaaacatggttacattttaaATTTTAGTAAGGTtttaggaacgttctcc
This genomic interval carries:
- the sgpp1a gene encoding sphingosine-1-phosphate phosphatase 1 isoform X2, whose product is MPSTHAMSGTAIPFSLFLLTYGRWQYPFLFGLSLAICWSFLVCVSRVYMGMHSVLEVITGFLYSLLILAVFQSTLDQIDSFYLTSHHAPLVIVILHVGLGFLAFTLDTWSTSRGDTAQALGTGAGAALASHLNHQLGLLADPPLSSLPLALPPLSAALLARSLLRLLLGVVVLLATRAAMKAATIPLACRVFGLPAGDVRQARQHMEVELSYRYIVYGTVSFSCVCLVPLLFSYLNLS